From the Lepisosteus oculatus isolate fLepOcu1 chromosome 1, fLepOcu1.hap2, whole genome shotgun sequence genome, one window contains:
- the LOC102686259 gene encoding HIG1 domain family member 1C-like, whose product MSWSSDSESQTSKLVRKSRDAPFVPIGMAGFAGVVAYGLYRLKSRGSMKMSVHLIHMRVAAQGFVVGAVTLGVIYSMYKEYLAPRDPSQSSK is encoded by the exons ATGTCCTGGTCTTCAGACAGCGAGAGCCAGACCTCCAAGCTTGTGAGGAAGTCCAGGGACGCGCCTTTCGTCCCCATCG GCATGGCGGGCTTCGCGGGAGTGGTGGCGTACGGGCTGTACCGGCTGAAGTCTCGGGGCAGCATGAAGATGTCCGTCCACCTGATCCACATGCGAGTGGCCGCGCAGGGCTTCGTGGTGGGCGCCGTGACGCTGG GGGTGATCTACTCCATGTACAAGGAGTACCTGGCGCCACGGGATCCCAGCCAGTCCAGTAAGTGA